The Brachybacterium huguangmaarense genome contains a region encoding:
- a CDS encoding acyltransferase domain-containing protein, which produces MLPTGHRDDQDRAAEVIGTPPHTVRPAFTLEPEAVHLMLTAPAAAATMDLLGISEPDRSELLALIPRAVADDEILAAITQVANLLRAEAGLTAAPAQLGARKEADDALQARLVPGQGLVAILGHLVGTDTVRAWHAARGLSSEQSWGVLADLGQQMRVHRATFGELGHHTLAWTAMNWAGRLFWLGRLQFDLHRRRDRDGERWALGVHIPATGPLSPAAVEASLDAATAFFTARFADLGADRSPATPPFGREFECTSWLVSAELPRLLGPDSNLGAFARRWQIEDTYDAAGDAAFFVFHRRPPVVPEQLVARTRLERAVQERLVAGEGWRGGIGRLVR; this is translated from the coding sequence ATGCTCCCCACCGGTCACCGCGACGATCAGGACCGCGCCGCCGAGGTGATCGGCACGCCCCCGCACACCGTGCGCCCCGCGTTCACGCTCGAGCCGGAGGCCGTGCACCTCATGCTGACCGCCCCCGCGGCGGCCGCGACGATGGATCTGCTCGGGATCTCCGAGCCGGATCGCTCCGAGCTGCTGGCCCTGATCCCGCGCGCGGTGGCCGACGACGAGATCCTCGCGGCGATCACGCAGGTCGCGAACCTGCTGCGCGCGGAGGCGGGGCTGACCGCCGCGCCCGCCCAGCTCGGAGCGCGCAAGGAGGCCGACGACGCCCTGCAGGCGCGCCTCGTGCCCGGGCAGGGGCTCGTCGCGATCCTCGGCCATCTGGTCGGCACCGACACCGTGCGGGCCTGGCATGCGGCGCGCGGACTGTCCTCCGAGCAGTCCTGGGGCGTGCTCGCCGACCTCGGCCAGCAGATGCGGGTGCACCGGGCCACGTTCGGCGAGCTGGGCCATCACACGCTCGCCTGGACGGCGATGAACTGGGCGGGGCGGCTGTTCTGGCTGGGGCGCCTGCAGTTCGACCTGCACCGGCGCCGCGACCGCGACGGCGAGCGCTGGGCCCTCGGCGTGCACATCCCGGCCACGGGACCGCTCTCCCCGGCCGCGGTCGAGGCCTCCCTCGACGCGGCGACCGCGTTCTTCACGGCGCGCTTCGCCGACCTCGGCGCGGACCGCTCCCCCGCGACTCCGCCGTTCGGCCGCGAGTTCGAGTGCACCTCGTGGCTCGTGAGCGCCGAGCTCCCCCGCCTGCTCGGCCCCGACTCGAACCTCGGCGCCTTCGCGCGCCGCTGGCAGATCGAGGACACGTACGACGCGGCGGGCGACGCGGCCTTCTTCGTCTTCCATCGGCGACCACCCGTGGTCCCCGAGCAGC